A DNA window from Oxyura jamaicensis isolate SHBP4307 breed ruddy duck chromosome 31, BPBGC_Ojam_1.0, whole genome shotgun sequence contains the following coding sequences:
- the LOC118155482 gene encoding olfactory receptor 14J1-like has translation MPNISSVSDFLLLAFADTRELQLLHFALFLGIYLAALLGNGLIITAVACNHHLHTPMYFFLLNLALLDLGCISTTLPKAMANALWNTRAISHQGCAAQLFFVAFFFEAEISLLTIMSYDRYIAIFKPLHYGSLLGSRACAQMAAAAWGSGFLHAVPHTANTFSLPLCQGNAVDQFFCEIPQILKLSCSDAYLREVGVLVFSVFLGFCYFLSIVLSYVQIFRAVLRMPSEQGRHKVFFTCLPHLAVVSLFVSTAMFAYLKPPSISSPSLDLVVAVLYSVVPPVVNPLIYSMRNQDLKEAVKKLFG, from the coding sequence ATGCCCAACATCAGCTCTGTGAGCGacttcctcctgctggcattcgcagacacgcgggagctgcagctcctgcactttgcgcTCTTtctgggcatctacctggctgccctcctgggcaacggcctcatcaTCACTGCCGTAGCCTGcaaccaccacctccacacccccatgtacttcttcctcctcaacctcgccctcctcgacctgggctgcatctctaccactctccccaaagccatggccaatgccCTCTGGAATACCAGGGCCATCTCCCATCAAGGATGTGCTGCACAActcttttttgttgctttcttctttgaagCTGAGATTTCCCTTCTCACCATCATGTCCTACGACCGCTACATTGCCATCTTCAAGCCCCTGCACTATGGGAGCCTcttgggcagcagagcttgtgcccagatggcagcagctgcctggggcagtggctttctccatGCTGTGCCTCACAcggccaatacattttccctgcccctctgccaaggcaatgctgtggaccagttcttctgtgagatcccccagatcctcaagctctcctgctcagatgcctacctGAGGGAAGTTGGAGTacttgttttcagtgtttttttaggtttttgttattttctttccatcgtgttgtcctatgtgcagatcttcagggcagtgctgaggatgccctctgagcagggccggcacaaagtatttttcacgtgcctccctcacctggccgtggtctcccTGTTTGTTAGCACTGCCATGTTTGCTTACTtgaagcccccctccatctcttCGCCATCACTGGACCTTGTGGTGGCAGTTCTATactcggtggtgcctccagtagtgaaccccctcatctacagcatgaggaaccaggaccTCAAAGAGGCAGTGAAGAAACTCTTTGGATAA
- the LOC118155485 gene encoding olfactory receptor 14C36-like — MAYDRYVAICKPLHYGSLLGSRACAQMAAAAWGSGFLHAVLHTANIFSLPLCHGNALDQFFCEIPQILKLSCSDSYLREEGMVVVSAFLFGGCFVFIALSYVQIFRAVLRIPSQEGRHKAFSTCLPHLAVVSLFISTVMFAHLKPPSISSPALDLVVAVLYSVVPPAVNPLIYSMRNQELKEALWKLTTRCVSGE; from the coding sequence atggcctatgaccgctacgttgccatctgcaagcccctgcactacgggagcctcctgggcagcagagcttgtgcccagatggcagcagctgcctggggcagtggctttctccatgctgtgctgcacactgccaaTATATTTTCACTACCTCTGTGCCATGGTAATGCCttggaccagttcttctgtgagatCCCCCAGAttctcaagctctcctgctcagactCCTACCTAAGAGAAGAAGGGATGGTTGTGGTTAGTGCTTTTCTATTTGggggctgttttgttttcattgctctgtCCTACGTGCAGAtcttcagagctgtgctgaggatcCCCTCCCAGGAGGGACgtcacaaagccttttccacttgtctccctcacctggctgtggtctcCCTCTTTATCAGCACAGTCATGTTTGCACACCTTAAGCCCCCCTCCATTTCTTCGCCAGCCCTGGACCTGgtggtggcagttctgtactcggtggttcctccagcagtgaaccccctcatctatagcatgaggaaccaggagctcaaggaAGCTTTGTGGAAATTGACGACTAGATGTGTTTCAGGAGAATAA